Sequence from the Fictibacillus arsenicus genome:
TGACGTCCGGCAACCTCCATTATGGAACGGTGCTACTTCCTGCAGAATGATTCATTCATTCTGGAAGATAAGTCGATGTATGTCTATTCGCCCTCTTCCATTGAATGAAGAGGGCTTTTTATATTGAAGGAGGACAGAAATATGATTGAAGTGCGTGATGTAACGAAAATATATTCCGCTAAAGGAAAAGACATTGTTGGAGTCAAGAATGTTTCACTCACGATAGAAAAGGGTGAGATATTCGGAATTGTCGGCTACAGCGGTGCTGGCAAAAGCTCTCTCCTCCGCTGCTTAAATTTACTAGAGAAGCCAACATCAGGCGAAATTTTAATCGACGGTGTCTCCATTACGAAATTATCTAAAAAAGAACTACGGGAAGAGCGGCTTAAAATAGGGATGATCTTTCAGCATTTTTATCTTATTAGTGCAAAAACCGTTTATGAAAATATCGCGTTTGCGTTAAAAGCTGCTGGAAAAAAGAAAGATGAAATTAATCATAAGACTCTTGAGCTCTTACAGATGGTAGGGTTAGAAAATCAAAAGGATCAGTATCCGGCTCAACTGAGCGGCGGTCAAAAGCAGCGGGTCGGAATTGCACGGGCACTAGCCAACGATCCGAAAGTTTTGCTTTGTGATGAAGCTACTTCAGCTCTTGATCCCAACACGACAAAAGCTATTCTTTTACTTCTGCAATCCATCAATAAAAAGCTTGGCATCACAATTGTCCTAATCACACATGAGATGGAAGTCGTAAAAGAGATTTGTCACCGGATGGCAGTGATGCAGGATGGAGAAATCATCGAGACGGGTGATGTTTATAATTTATTTGCACATCCGGAGAAAGAGTTAACGAAAACGTTTATAAGCAGTGTCATACAGATGAATCTTCCGGAACCGCTATTAAAAGGGCGTAAAGGAGTGGTGATTAAAATTCATTTTAAAGGCGCGATTGCAGAAGAAGCAGTCGTCTCTGAACTCTTCCAAAACTTTAAGGTAAAAGGAAATATTCTTCACGGAAAGATTGAATACATCCAGGAAACGCCGCTCGGGATTTTTATTATGGAACTGATAGGGGAAGAGGCAGAAGTTAAGCGTGCCATAGCTTACATTAAAGACCGAATCGAAAATTTAGAGGTGGTGAAACAAGTTGCTTGATTCTTTGTACAGCATCCTGCCAGATTTGAATAAAGCATTTTTTGAGACATTGTATATGGTCGCGATCTCTTTAGGTGTTTCTCTGATCGTCGGCCTTCCATTAGGAGTAGCCCTGTTTGTTACAGACAAAGGATTATTGTTTGAAAACGTCTGGATTAAACAAATTGCAGGTATTTTAGTTAATCTGATCCGATCAGTACCTTTTATCATTCTTCTCGTAGCTCTGCTGCCTTTAACTCAGCTGATTACGGGTACGACGATCGGTCCAACTGCAGCGTCAGTATCATTGTCTGTAGCCGCTATTCCATTCTTCGCACGTCTAGTCGAAACCTCATTAAGGGAGATCGATAAAGGTGTGATTGAAGCGGCGGTTGCCGTAGGAGCAACGCCATGGATGATCATCCGAGAAGTGCTGCTTCCTGAAGCGAAACCTGGAATCGTTCAAGCGATTACGGTCACAGCAATAAGTTTATTAGGCTACTCTGCAATGGCAGGTATTGTAGGTGGCGGAGGAATCGGTGACTTTGCGATTCGATTCGGCTATTACAGATACGACAACACAATAATGTTTACAACGGTTGTTCTGCTGATTGTCATTGTGCAGCTTATGCAGGTTATTGGTGACGGAGTAGCTCGAGCGGTAAATAAAAGATAAAAAAGGGGATTCAACATGAAAAAAATAATACTTACACTATTCACTGCAATTGCTGTACTGGTTTTAGCTGCTTGCTCTTCCACATCAGGGGCATCAAAAGATAAAGAAGTTACCCTTGGAGCAACTGCTGGTCCTTACACAGATATGGTAAACAAAGCGATAAAACCCTCTTTAGAGAAAAAAGGCTATAAAGTAAAGGTTGTTGAATTCAGCGATTATATCCAGCCAAACTTAGCGCTTTCTAAAGGTGACCTCGATGCAAACCTTTTTCAGCACAAAGTGTATATGGAAAATTTCGCAAAAGAAAAGAATCTTAAGCTTTCTGAAGTTGTAATTGTTCCTACTGCCCCAATGGGACTGTATTCTAATAAGTTTAAATCGATAGAAGAGATAAAAGAAGGAAGCACGCTTGCGATTCCTAATGATCCTGTGAACTTAGCACGTACGTTAATCATGCTTGAAGATGCTGAACTTATTACGATAAAAGAAAACATCAATCAGCTGACCGCGTCCGAAAAAGATATTAAAGACAATCCGAAAAACTTAAACTTTAAACCGTTAGAGGCAGCCCAGCTTCCGCGTGCCGTACAAAGTGCGGATGTTGCTGCGGTGCCAGGAAACTTTGCACTCGCTGCAAAAATGGATCTCCTGGACGCGCTTCAGCTTGAAAATATGCCTGATACGTATCGGAATCGTGTAGTTGTGAATACAAAAGATCTTGAATCGGCATTTGCAAAAGATATAAAAGAAGTAGTGGAATCCAAAGAATTTGAAGAAGTAATCGATAAAGAGTTCAAAGGCTTCGGCAAGCCTGAATGGATGAAAAAATAATTTTTCGTAGAAGTGGTTGATTTCCACTCCAGGGTATTCGCTTTCCGCGGGGCGTGCGCTGAGCCTCCTTGGTGCTATGCACCATTAGGAGTCTCACCTGTCCCGCTGATCCCGCAGGAGTCTCGCACCTTGCGCTCCAATCAACTTGTCACTGATGAACATTCAAACATCAATCCTTTAGAATAGAGCCAAAGATAAACAAAAGCCCCAGCTCAAATCATATTGAGCAAGGGGCTTTTTACCTTATAAACGAACTTCTCTTTTCGCTTCGATTTTTTGTGCAATTTTCCCTACGATATGATCGATCGATTCAGGGTTTTCTCGAAGGTCATAGTCGTTAATGTTTACACGGAGTACCGGACATGAGTTAAAAGATGCGATCCACTTTTCATAGCGGTCGTACATTTCTTCCCAATACGATACAGGCGTCTCCTGCTCCATCTTGCGTCCTCGCTTTTGAATACGAGCTAAAATGTCATCTAAAGAACCTTCCAGATAAATCAAACAATCCGGCTGAGGGAAGTAAGGTGTCATCACCATTGCTTCAAAAAGGTGGGTATATGTATCATAGTCTACCTCGGACATATTCCCTTTATCATAATGCATGCGGGCAAAAATGCCTGTATCTTCATAGATGGAACGATCCTGAACGAATCCACCGCCATAATCAAACATTCTTTTTTGTTCTTTAAATCGTTCAGCTAAAAAGAAAATTTGCAGATGGAAGCTCCATCGTTTGAAATCATGATAGAAATTTTCTAAGTATGGATTGTTGTCGACCTTTTCCATTGATGTGCGGAAATTTAATTTATTTGCAAGAGCGTTGGTCAATGTTGATTTACCTGCACCAACCATACCTGCTACTGTAATTACAGCATCATTTGGAATGCCGTATTGGATGAGCTTGTTCATTTTGCAACTTCTCCTTTTTTCAAAGTTGCATCTATTAAGGATAAGATTTTCTCTTTATCCGTTTCATACGCAACAAAATCTAACTCGTCTCCATTGAAAGTCAGCACCGGAATTTCAGGATGCTGTCTTTTAAAGGCGGACATGAATGTATCATAGTCAGCAGCAAGCTGTTCTAAGTATGCAGGCTCCATGTTTTGTTCAATAAACCGCCCGCGCTTTCTAACGCGTTCTAACAAAGTATCGAGGCTGGCATTTAAGTATATGATCATGTTCGGTACAGGCATATCTTCTGTTAAGATATCAAAGCACTGCATGTATTTATTGTAATGACGGTCTTTTAGCGTACGACCGGCAAAGATTCTGTTCTTAAAAATATGATAATCGGAAACGACAGGTATTTGTTTCGCTAAATATTGATCTTGAATATCTTCAAGCTGTTTATACCTGTTGCATAGAAAGAACATCTCGGTTTGAAAACTCCACTCATCGATATCGTCGTAAAATTTTCCGAGAAAAGGATTCTCTTCTACAATTTCCTCTAATAATTGAAATTCAAAGTGCTCAGCAATGGCTTTTGCCAATGATGTTTTCCCTACGCCAATCGGCCCTTCAACCGCGATAAAGGGGGTTGAACTCATCTTCCTTTTCCTCCCTTTCTGTTAACAAAACGAAAAATTACAGACAAAGAATATTGTAGCACACGTTTGGAAAAGGTGGATAGATTATCGGTAAAATTAATCGATAATCACAACTTCTTAATAGATTTTTCTTTGTTTGCTTTTATTAGCTTGCTCGATTATTGCAGTTAGATCTAATTCTTCACTAAGACTTATATCGGCATCAAGTGTTTTTTTCATTAATATTAACGCTCTTTCATTGTCTTCTTCTATATTAGATGCTGTACAATCAGATGGTGCATATATATCGAATCCGCGCATATAGGCGTCATTGGCTGTAAAGAGGACACAGATATTACCTGCAACTCCGCAAATAATCAGTGTTAGGACGTTAAGATCGTTTAATAAAGTGGATAAAGGCGTTGAAAAGAATCCAGAGTGCTTTGGTTTTATTACGAAATAGTCGTCATCGTCTGGCTGCAGCTTTTTTACGAACTCCCCGCCATCTTGTTGCATGCAGTACTCGACGAGTTTTTGTTTATCGGACTGCCATTGTCCGAAATTATCATTTACATAAATAACAGGTATCCCTTCTTTTTTTGCCCGTTTTTTTAGTTTTGATATTTTTTCTGCGATAGGAGCAGATGTTTTTAATAATAGAGGAGCTTCAGGAAAATTAAAGTCATTAATTACGTCAATAATAAGCATGGCGACAGGGATCTTGTTTTCATTCTGAGTCATAGATGTCCCTCTCCTTTATTTTTTATATATGTTCTTTTATAAAAGATTGTTGCTATAAATTAATTTCTTACTTTTCTTCATTGTTAAGTTGATTGGAGCGTAAGGTGCGAGACTCCTCGAAAATGAAAAGTCACATTTTCTTCGTGCGATGTTACGCTGTCGAAGCCTTCCTTGTCCTGCGGGACAAGCGGTCAGGTGAGACCCCGCAGGCGCATGTGCCGAGGAGGCTCACCGCCCGCCCCGCGGAAAGCGAGCATCCTGAAGCGGAAATCAACAACTTACAGAAGCAACAAAGATTGCGATAACAGTTTTATAAAATGATTCCTTTCTTTATTATTTACAAAACCTCTTGTATAATCTCTTAAAACTAAAACTTTGGAGCGGAACGAAAATGGAGATATTAGAAAAAGATGAGTATTTTATGGAACTTGCATTAAAAGAAGCGGAGAAAGCGGCTGAAATCGGTGAAGTCCCGATCGGTGCTGTATTAGTAAAAGGTGAAGAGATTATTTCAAGGGCTCACAATTTGCGCGAAGTCGAACAAAGAGCCATCGCCCATGCGGAATTATTAGCGATCGATAAAGCTTGTAAAGAAATTGGCGCCTGGAGACTCGAAGGGATGACGCTATATGTTACGCTGGAACCTTGTGCGATGTGTTCAGGTGCTATCGTTCTCTCGAGAGTGAACAGAGTCGTATACGGAGCAAAAGATCCAAAAGGGGGCTGTGCGGGTACATTGATGAACCTTTTACAAGAAGACCGCTTTAACCATCAATGTGAAGTAGTATCGGGTGTAAAAGAAGAAGCATGCCGAGAAATCCTTTCAACCTTTTTTAAAAACCTCCGAGATCGCAAAAGGAAAGAAAAGGAAGAGCGGAAGAGAGAGCTTTAAGGCTTGTACGGTTGATTTTTAATGACAGGCATAGTATACTAAATCTTGCACATTTGATTGTGCATCTAACAATGTTATACACTTTGTCGCGCTAGATGGGGAGGTAGCGGTGCCCTGTACTCGCAATCCGCTGTAGCGAGGTTGAATTCCTCTCCTCGGTTAGTTCAACGTATGGCCGACGGACGTAAGTGGTGTTGATGTCCGGGTCCTGCGCAACGGAGACCCATGAACCCTGTCAGGTCCGGAAGGAAGCAGCAGTAAGTGGATCACTTCGTGTGCCGTGGGGCAACCTGGACTGAGCTAACTGCGTCTGTACGCATAGGTTGACTATTCCAAAGAGAGGTGCGCGGCATTCTAATATATAAACAATAACTCATCCTTGTCTCAGGGGTGAGTTTTTTGTAATGTTTCAGTATAATAAAGAGAGAATGAAGTGATTTTAGGGAGGCAAAGGGATGAGTTATCAGGCACTCTACCGTGTATGGAGACCGCAAAGCTTTGAAGATGTGGTCGGGCAGGAACACATTACGAAAACGATTCAAAACGCCTTGATGCAGGACAAGCTTTCCCATGCCTACCTGTTTTCAGGACCACGAGGAACGGGAAAAACAAGCGCAGCCAAGATTATTGCTAAAGCCGTTAACTGCGAGCGTGCTCCAGTGTCCGAGCCTTGCAATGAATGTGATGCATGCAGAGGCATAACGAACGGAACCATTTCTGATGTACTTGAAATCGATGCAGCTTCAAACACAGGCGTTGATGATATTCGTGACATACGGGATAAGGTTAAGTTTGCTCCTTCATCGGTAACGTACAAAGTCT
This genomic interval carries:
- a CDS encoding methionine ABC transporter ATP-binding protein; the encoded protein is MIEVRDVTKIYSAKGKDIVGVKNVSLTIEKGEIFGIVGYSGAGKSSLLRCLNLLEKPTSGEILIDGVSITKLSKKELREERLKIGMIFQHFYLISAKTVYENIAFALKAAGKKKDEINHKTLELLQMVGLENQKDQYPAQLSGGQKQRVGIARALANDPKVLLCDEATSALDPNTTKAILLLLQSINKKLGITIVLITHEMEVVKEICHRMAVMQDGEIIETGDVYNLFAHPEKELTKTFISSVIQMNLPEPLLKGRKGVVIKIHFKGAIAEEAVVSELFQNFKVKGNILHGKIEYIQETPLGIFIMELIGEEAEVKRAIAYIKDRIENLEVVKQVA
- a CDS encoding deoxynucleoside kinase, with translation MNKLIQYGIPNDAVITVAGMVGAGKSTLTNALANKLNFRTSMEKVDNNPYLENFYHDFKRWSFHLQIFFLAERFKEQKRMFDYGGGFVQDRSIYEDTGIFARMHYDKGNMSEVDYDTYTHLFEAMVMTPYFPQPDCLIYLEGSLDDILARIQKRGRKMEQETPVSYWEEMYDRYEKWIASFNSCPVLRVNINDYDLRENPESIDHIVGKIAQKIEAKREVRL
- a CDS encoding isochorismatase family cysteine hydrolase, encoding MTQNENKIPVAMLIIDVINDFNFPEAPLLLKTSAPIAEKISKLKKRAKKEGIPVIYVNDNFGQWQSDKQKLVEYCMQQDGGEFVKKLQPDDDDYFVIKPKHSGFFSTPLSTLLNDLNVLTLIICGVAGNICVLFTANDAYMRGFDIYAPSDCTASNIEEDNERALILMKKTLDADISLSEELDLTAIIEQANKSKQRKIY
- a CDS encoding deoxynucleoside kinase, yielding MSSTPFIAVEGPIGVGKTSLAKAIAEHFEFQLLEEIVEENPFLGKFYDDIDEWSFQTEMFFLCNRYKQLEDIQDQYLAKQIPVVSDYHIFKNRIFAGRTLKDRHYNKYMQCFDILTEDMPVPNMIIYLNASLDTLLERVRKRGRFIEQNMEPAYLEQLAADYDTFMSAFKRQHPEIPVLTFNGDELDFVAYETDKEKILSLIDATLKKGEVAK
- a CDS encoding methionine ABC transporter permease, yielding MLDSLYSILPDLNKAFFETLYMVAISLGVSLIVGLPLGVALFVTDKGLLFENVWIKQIAGILVNLIRSVPFIILLVALLPLTQLITGTTIGPTAASVSLSVAAIPFFARLVETSLREIDKGVIEAAVAVGATPWMIIREVLLPEAKPGIVQAITVTAISLLGYSAMAGIVGGGGIGDFAIRFGYYRYDNTIMFTTVVLLIVIVQLMQVIGDGVARAVNKR
- the tadA gene encoding tRNA adenosine(34) deaminase TadA, whose protein sequence is MEILEKDEYFMELALKEAEKAAEIGEVPIGAVLVKGEEIISRAHNLREVEQRAIAHAELLAIDKACKEIGAWRLEGMTLYVTLEPCAMCSGAIVLSRVNRVVYGAKDPKGGCAGTLMNLLQEDRFNHQCEVVSGVKEEACREILSTFFKNLRDRKRKEKEERKREL
- a CDS encoding MetQ/NlpA family ABC transporter substrate-binding protein, producing the protein MKKIILTLFTAIAVLVLAACSSTSGASKDKEVTLGATAGPYTDMVNKAIKPSLEKKGYKVKVVEFSDYIQPNLALSKGDLDANLFQHKVYMENFAKEKNLKLSEVVIVPTAPMGLYSNKFKSIEEIKEGSTLAIPNDPVNLARTLIMLEDAELITIKENINQLTASEKDIKDNPKNLNFKPLEAAQLPRAVQSADVAAVPGNFALAAKMDLLDALQLENMPDTYRNRVVVNTKDLESAFAKDIKEVVESKEFEEVIDKEFKGFGKPEWMKK